AAACTATAAGATGTAATAAGCAACAGCTTCGAAGTGCTTTGTATCATCAGATAAAAATGCATGTATGGTGATGAAATTGgatgttttcattctttttaactTTAAAATAGATCTGTAAACATGTcctaaaaattatcattatatttccTGCAATAGTTTTCATATTCAACTGTTCTCTGCAATTATTACATCATAAAGAATGTGATATATATCTATCATTTGCTGCACATGTTGAAAGTTAGTGTTTCTTTTACCATTCATACTTGAGCAATAAAACATGTCTGAAAAATAAACAGTTCCTTTTCTAGAATAGTTAAATTACAAACTACATTTGCTATTCAAATACAGTATAGAAACAGTCTCTGAAGACAAACCCTGACAAACTGACCATTTCTCTGCATATCAAGCATATAAAAATAGAAGACAACAACTGATATTAGTCATGTTTGTTAACTCATTAAAGATAATGCttccttttaaaaatcagaATATCTGCTGAAATAAGAAGTATTCACTGCAATTAGaaggaagtacatgtatatcacaatAAAAAGTCTATTTAATTAATAAGATCAATGAAAGTAACAAATAAgaataattttgcaaaataaaataattgtcaGTTTCTTTGTAATAAATGCATAATGGATAGAGGAGGTACGCTTGATACATTCATTAACAATTTCTTTAAGACAcaattttgtggaaaataagatcaTGCCTATTAAATTTAACTTTTCTTAAATTCAAAGCTTTTTTGTACTCCCAGTCGATTATCAATATCtataaatgtgttttcacaGGTACATTGACATTTGATAATACAAGTTTCAAAACATGGTAAAATCCTGCATTCTAATTTTGGATGCCTTTAAACTTCATCTGGGGTTTGATAATGGTATTTTACAAAACACATAGCTGGTGTTCTGAGTTATAGCTCTCTTGGATTTTGTTTTTAACAACATCCCCTGCGCTGAATACACTTAGGCAGAGTTGACTTTACCATTCAAATTATGTCAAATAGTGCTACATGTAAAAGCAAGAGAATGTATACACGGTACAAGAATGCAATACATCCAACATCCTCATCATTTTTTCACAATCaacacatcttttttttctcaatgtgataatgatgataccTACCTTTAATATGTTTGACGTATTGACGGGTTGAGTTAGGATGAGAACATTTGATTCCAACTggagaataaaaatcaaacaaaaaaattcaaAGCATACCTGACATCTATTATGTCATGTACATTGCTGTAAAAATCATGGCAAGAACCAAATTTACTCTCAACTTTTATTAACAATATAGTCTATTTAGTTTTGTGATGTTAGCTAGCTTTGTTTTGTCTAGACCACCTGCATGTGAGCAGGGCCAAGTTTACAAAATCATTGTGAAGCGTTACACTTTGTGATTTAACAGAATTATGCTCTTTGCTTTTAATAATTCTTTTGTTGATCTATGATTCCAAGCTTTAATTGGTTTAGGATATACACATTATTCCAAAAAGCTAAAaattcaatgaagttttgaGTGATATACAATCTTGTTACATATTATCTTGCCACAATTCCAAAGCAATATACAATCTTACCTTGCCCTACATTTTTATGATCTTCAGTGaaaaagatacttttatttAAACCCCCCACTCACAAATGCTGGGGCATAACTgaattgttttttatcattcctgcccaaataaataaaagaactGAATATTGACAACCAAAACAACcaattttagatcaaaataGAGATAAAGATATATTATACAAATGCTAGTTATAGTCCTACAAGGAATATTAAACAAATAGagacataaaaaatattttaaaattgaaGAATAAAAGATTCACTGTGCATATCTTATAGCTTTCATCAATAAAGGTGtaatagaaatgaaatatggTAGGTTTTACTGGAGTACTCAATCATGATATCAGGCTCTCCCCTCAAAAACTGGTGtaactttcatttttcaaaagtatATGCAAATACAAAATCTTCAGAACCATGCACCTGGGCATTATTAAAATTGTCTCAAGAGATGTACCAGACTCAAAAGAAATGAGTAATGAAACATTGTGGCAAGAGCTTTTCACCCAACAAAAAATGTCCAGGCGAATCAAccatacccttttttttttaatgggtaaCTGCAGGAAGAAAGCAAGGTTATAACCTACAAGACACTTCAGAGGTCTTGTTTCAATTGATTGGTTTCATTCACGATTTGCTTTCAAAAGAGCAAAAATAACCATTTGGGTGGTCAATCCAGGCCCCAAGTCAAGATAAAACTTCTTTGGAATGCTGGGATTCATCAATCACCTCCCAATattcattaacaaaatattacctagcaaaaaaattattgtatattcagtttatacatattttttttacttttgcaaAGTTAATTTCAATTAACACTTTTCACTGCAGAATTTACCAATCTGTATAGGGTAAATGAGTTTGCAATCACAGACGCTCAAGATAACTGGACAGAATTATTGAAGCTATACTGAACTTAGTATGCAAGATCAAAATACTATACCCCTTGATATCAAATGAAGATATTCATACTATACAACAGCATCTCCATTGACAGagtaataaaaatgttcaaacacTGAAATAGATAACATACTTAGATGTGACTTAAAAGACTCGTTACCAGAACAGTGTTGATATTATCCTGTGGCCAGTCTCAACTGCTGTATCTCCATTAGCTTGAGAGATAGAAACAGAAAGAGCAATAAAGCATGAAAGTACCTTTGCTTTTCATGACAATTAGACACAATCTCAAAATGGGATCACATCATCTTCAATGAATAACTCTCATTCTTTCACAAAAGAAACCAAAATACTTTTATACCTAGATGCTTGGAAAGAATTTGACTTGAGTTCAATATAAGAAGCTTTATCAATTATGATTAATGCTGAAAAGTATTTATAATTGTATCCTGTACAGGATTCACCGAGAACAAACACACTTTGGTTGCATTAGGCCTTGATGGCATGAAAGTTTATGAGGTTTTGGTAGGTTTTCACCAAAAAAGTCATTCAGCCTTGCTATAAATTACAGAGACTGATAAAGTTCATGTGATCTGACATTTTGAAAAAGTGTACTCCTTAGCCAATTCTAAAGTCTAtccttttgatttttataaacTTTTGGTGTATTTTGTAAAACCGATTTCAAAGATATGTGTATATTCACCTAAGATCACAATAACCTTGGGGGAATGAAACTAAGCAATAATAGTGTCAACAAATACTTTTTAAGtttcaataaaagaaataacttttaaaattaatttgctGCTATCCTGTCTGAGCCTAATTAGAGTGATAcaaccccacccccccaaaaaaaaaacggcccACCTTGAGAAACAGATCTAGAACATCAGAAGATGGGAGGCAAGACAAAAAAGCAATCGCTTTAGATCAAGCCCAAATAACACAAATTTGTATCAATCACAAGCAATCAATTGTACAAATCAACTTTAATATCACATTCTAAGTTCTGTGTTACAGGGACCATGTTGTAAAAAAAGAGTTGCAAACAAACGCAAATCataaaatcaaacacaacttgattttcaaccaatcaaacatGTGTATGAATGCAACTCTTACTAAAAAAGGGCCTCAGACCTCTTTTGGCCATGACACTGTGCATGTTATGTGAAAAATGTCAAGTTGCTTTTTGGTTTATTGGGAGATTCTTCAAAAATGTCCTAAATGAAACAtgctttaagaaaaaaataaaaacttttaaaataatattcactTCTGAAAAAGACAAAGATACCGACATTTTGCTTTGATGATTGATTTGTACAAACTGTTTATCCATCATGAATCTGTAGATTCCAGAACACTTTGACTGTGAACAAGGTCCCAATACTGCTCCACATTATGCTTCTTAAATTGTTCTCTAGCCATAGCTTCTGTTGGACACATCTTGAAATGAAGCTCACTGAAGTTACGTTGTTTGATCATTCCAGTCCACATCAGCTGACAATGATTGGATTTATCTGATTCATCTCCGGAGTCATAATCTGAAATTAAAACATCAATTTCCATGTATTCTACATTATCAAAACACTAGTTAACACCATTAAAACTTACTCAGAAACTATACTAATTTTGAACCAGATTGAATAgtgatgaaaaattgaataacatttcatgaattgaATTTTACATTCATAACTGCTGATATTTGTCTTTAAGTATATGGAAAAATTACATGATAAAATCTCCTGAGACAAGGAAAAGAATAGTAATAGCCATTCTTTTTCAAATCAGAATGGACTAATTAGATACTGAATTGTCCTTAGATTTAATTTTATTGCTAAAAACATACTCTTCAAAACATAGAGAATTGGCCTCCACTAGCAGTACACAAATTAATACAATGTAGTTCAAGAATGAACATTGTAGTTAGAAGATTGTGACAAATGGTAACAACATCTCTCCCATTCATCATCTTTTACTAGGAATAAATATTTTTCTCCCTTATATGTTTTCCCTCAGAGTGGTAAACAAAACATGACAAATAATATATTGCTATATTTCCTCAtaagggcgattccatgctagaaaaatcagccattttcacaacatttttcaacctgctgtccaaacgaACAAAGAGcttcaatttgctttgtggtaatattaaagtactactgggtagacatgCAAAAACTGACAACCAACAAGATTATGTTGTCCATTGGTGAATTAGAGCTAagaatgttgcgtgtcgtacgggacatttctacATCCCGTGcgacacaacattttcacctataatttacccataatcaagttttttgtgttggttattagtttttcacatgactacccactatagctttagcattgacaaaaaataatatgttattgctcaagcattcggctaggaaactagaaattgttgtcaaaatgtcccgtacgacatgTATGGAATCGCCCATAAAATGAAAGCATAATTTGGATTGTCAATGATTTGTGCATTGGAGGTTAACCCTAAAAGAGCCGGGTTATTTGGACCAGTCTCCCGAGATCTCTGCCTTTGATCGACAGTGGTAGTGTGCGataaaatctacaaggctgtacagttgatttttgtgaaataatttttaccCTATCTCAACTGGGCTTTTTCAGACCAAAATATACGATCTCCGCGAAAATGTGCACGTGAGTAGAGCCAGATGTgaactacaagactgtataataacattttcaaaaacttaattgcttatatttttcattaatcaaTTATGCAAATCAGTGTATGGAATTtgccataattttgtttttttatatatgtttttgcctttaactcaatttatatagctagtagaaagctaatttttggtgaacaTAGATTCTTACATTTCTaagaaaaaatctttaaaaaaattgccgaaaaaataatcaatttcctatgtatcttattgtttttttaattctaatgtatttcttagttttttcaaccttttttttttttcgatgaacTTTGTTGGGGACCCTTTTgcataaataacataaaaataaatccatctaaaccaacaaaagtaaaaataatcatacatttatgatttttggttgaaaaatgcaatttgcattgactttgtacacgcaatcacgtttttgagcaagtTTGGGACCGACATGCGCTTAAAAaatattgcgtaatttcggaactgctacccgggcgtcgcaaatttggtcttaaaagatgcccaagacttgaaagtaaaaagtcagcgagcggcgtgGTAACAAAATTTTGCGCGGCAGCGAAGCGGCAAAATttgtagaggggggggggtcaaattgccccccccccatttaacaagggttaatgaattaattatgctaatttatgcatgaaataaaacatttgttcTAATCAACTATCATACAGCCccaaaactgctaatttttcattcagactctttgtaggatccCGATCAATTGTACTtatcttttcttatgtatttctatgtttttttactttttgtttttgttttttcgatgaaaattgttgcagacttatttctgatcataaacagacaaaattaattaagtttaatcagtaaaatgatacatttatgaattttggctgaatacacaatttgcattggatttgtacatgaattcacgtttttgagcagttttgtgtctgacatgcacttaaaTATGATGCGTAATTTcataaccgcgtacccgggcttTGCAATTTTGGTCTCCAAAGTTGTGcgagatttgaaagtaaaaggtcagcgagcggcgcggttGAAAAATTTCGTGCGGCGGATTAATTGTGGAAAATGTAGGGTTAATGGAAGTTTAAATAGTCCCTACCCTACATCACAATGAAAACAGAAATTTGAAATCCCAGTGGGTAAAGTTACAACTTTCAACAACTTTTAAAATCAACTTCCTTTAATATTTTTcgtctgattttatttttcagcttTCATCTACATGCccctctgattttttttttttaatttccatttattttagaCTTCCATGTACTCCTTTCTTTACAGTATTATTAACTTTCAAAATATGTCCCATGCCCACATAAATCATctgaataattgaaaaaaaatactcagaGCTCAATATTTTTTACTTCAATGAGTAAAGGAAGATATTTTCAATTGTTTATAAAGCAATGGTCAAGAGGTAAACCCTGGAACATGCTTCTGAAACTTACCATTCTGTTTGCTCCTTTTATCCTCACCCCATTTGATCCTATGTAACATCAATTGCTGGAATTTTTTCTGTTGCTTTGGtcctgaataaataaaaaataataagaatttaacaagtggagcacctctggAAGTCTTGCCCGCATTACGCgatcaatatagcagcagtgctgactttgacaACTACTagtactataaaataattattcacaaaaaacactattcatataatgatatactactacattcattgacccaaaatgatatttgaccttgatcatgtgacctaagttatgatggtaattcaacaaataccatacccccaacttggccattTTCAAATGAAACCAATCCTCTAAATCAAGTTCAACACCTTTAACAATTACCTGTGGGCAATATAAGAATAATTTTGATCTTTAATTTTTATTAGCCAACAAGCCCTCCTTTACCATTCAAATActattaaccctatctaggccggggtattttgggagttcatatggccgggggggggggcctcccaggcccccccttAAGAACTCGGCCGTCGTCGACCGCGTGATcacgccgaaaattggcacgcaggttaTCTGGGatttaatctacaaaattgtatatttcatgcGAATCGTTATTaagcaattatgctaatttatgcgtaattagtatacgtatacatgaaaaaaattgtgatatcagatcaatttcatatgtattatattgttttttgcaatttcttatgtatttccttgttttttggaccctttgtttttcattgttctttcaatgaaattcgttggggactcttctaagatcattaacagcataaaatacatacatttagaccagcaaaactaaaaataatcatacatttatgatttttggttgaaaacacaatttacattgactttgtacacgaaatcacgtttttgagcaatttttggtctgacatgcacttacataacgttgcgtaatttcggaaccgcgtacccgggtgacgcaaaattggtctcaaaagttacgcaagacttgaaagtaaaaagtcagagaGCTGCGCGGTCAAACAAATTTTTGCGcggcgaaaatatcgcgcgactcgttgagggggggtctcggaggccccccccggcctagatagggttaaaggtcaagtccaccccagaaaaatgttgatttgaataaatggagaaaaatcaaactagcataatgcttgatcatgtgacctaagacttgtcagtgatacctgatggtttatgaactagatccataaactttcaaagttatgatggtaattcaacaaataccatacccccaacttggccaaagttcattgaccctaaatgacctttgatcttaatcaAGTGACCTTAAACTCAGGCAAGATAttaagtaatacttcattacccttatatcaaagtttcatgaactaggttcatatactttctaagttatgacatttcaaaaacttaacctgattttttatgttgattcccccaacatggtctaagttcattgaccctaaatgacctttgaccttgagcatgtgacctgaaactcaggcaggatatttagtaatacctgattaatcttatgtccaagtttcatgaactaggttcatatactgaAAAACTTAACCAACCAttagttaagatttcaatgttgacgccgccgccgtcaggAGGTTTCAGTGgaagtctcgctctgctatgcaggcgagacaaaaattcagttcttttttaaaacatgaCATCAGAAGCATGTTTTAGAAAGAGAGATGCATTTTAATGCAACTTTAACAAATGAAATGCAAGTCACAAATTTAACTTGTATTTGATTGTTTTGTAATGGGTCTTAAAAGTAATTGTTTGGGCTTGAATAGAAGCAccaaaacattttcaaatgaaaccAATCCTCTAAATCAAGTTCAACACCTTTGACAAGTACCTGTGGGCAATATAAGAATAAGTTTGATCTTAAATTTTTATTAGCCAACAAGCCCTCCTTTACCATTCAAAtactgttaaaggtcaagtctgtTATGATCTATCTGCATAGATCTGTTATGACTTCTTTGCAAGAAATTAGTGACTTACCCCCTTCTACCACTACACAGTTCATATCTTTATGCACCACTGCTATCCCTGTCATCTGAAGCTGCTGGGCATTAGCTTCAACCTTGAAACGTTTAGCTGGATTATTCAAGTTCAACACCCGATACACATTGACATTGACACCTGATGAAATGTCTTCTCTTATCTTGCGTTCCTTCTTCTCTTTCCGTTGTTCTGCAGTGAGCTTCCTTGCTGCATTGGTTTCCTCATGTGTCCTAGCAAAGAGAATGTGAATGTGGGTTAATAAAAGATAGCTCCTATCATATTAATTAAAGAGTATTGCAAGATGATATCAAACAAAGATCTTGTTACATTATCCAATCTTTGTATTTCAAGATGGATATTTCATTTCCTGCATTAAATGATTTCATATAGGTGATTGCTTCACTAGGATTATCAATTTTAGTAGTGTATTAGTAGCTTAATTTAGCTGATTGCTTTAAGCTTGAAAGAAGTAAACAGAGAACTGATAACTTTAAGATCTCTCTGAGGGCCATTGTAATAGGGATTCATGTAAACTCTACCAATTCAGCTATTATACCTTCTATAATAGccatattatattggatggctcagaatgatTAGACAGGATGATTTTGGCCCTAACAAGTAGAATAACAAgtagaatatttctggtatcccataaagaaaatccatttaatatcattatcatattttgtAATGGTCATTAAAATTCATTAGACCATGCAATACAGCATGATATTGTGCAGCTAGGTTTGTACATAAGACTATGGGGAACTCATCAGCTTTTGGCACATTTGCAATACGCTCTGATAATGCACAGGCAAATAATTGGTGATATACCTTTGTCTCTTCTCCATCTGAGCTCTGACATGTGCTTCTACTTTAGTAGGATCCTGTACAGCTTCTGTACCCAAAACTCTCATTAGGTTTGCCATCCGTACTATGCGTAGTTTAAAGAgtgaatattacaaaaataattattacaaaagaATGAGAGGACTGAATGAATTCATAGTAAATAGAACATAGTTACGGGTAGTTTTACAATCAGGGTAAcccaactgtctcatttgataAAAAAGGTGCTTTGCTTCATTTTTGTGTCTGTGTTGTAAACAAGTGAAATGATACTTCTTCAAAATTTGAGTCATAATGTGGACCACTTTAGACAGTTTTCATAGGGGTTTCAATCTTGTCATTACATGTGCTGTCAATTGCTTGATTTCCCAGATATGACACTTTTGGACAGAAATGGATTTAACAAAATGGAATGTGTACTTTCTGAGAAATAAGTGGATGCTGGCAAAGTGAACATTCTGAGTTGTTGCATAAATACCAGTGTTCTTatagacaaaaaaatatttatcatgtaatgTTTAACTACGAGTAAAAACATATTTGGAGATAATTGTTAGTACAGAAAACTACACAACATCAGCCAGGGCTAGGCCGGGTACCAGCAGAATAAGGTGCAGCTAGCATGGCTCGGCTCGAATCATGAGAATAgaagatcatttatttcaaatgtcacatatttcttgattttgcCGATAAGCTTTATATTTGCAAATAATTTAGGGTGAGGGTCACAACCGTCCCAAAGAATTCAGGGCTCAAAGGATtaaagttgttaaaaaaaagagtgaTAATATTGAGTTTTACCTTTTGGTTCTGGTGGTGGTTCAAGTCCCATTCTGATCTTTTCTTGCATTTCTTTTAATCCTTCTCTCCTCCTCTGTCTCCTTAGCTTCTTCATCTCTTTCTTTGTCAGATAAATAGGAAGCTCAACATCTTTCTTCTCAGCTGCATATCATGAATACAAACAGAATTTAATGTCAATAAGTCATGTTTTCTATACTTTAAGACTTACTTTTTACCTTTCTGTATTTAGATGATATCATTTCCTTCATAAATAAACATACagatctgatttttttcatttttaaataatatcTCTTCAAATTAGACTAAGTGATTGTTGAATATATCAGCAATGAGTGTGAAATCATAAGTGATACTTACCTGGTGGTTCAATCTGGATAGGATGTTCTACCAAATTAGTAATGCCTACAAACTTTCCACTCCCATGAGATGTGTCTCTAATCACATCTGAATATGACTCTGTGGGGAGGATGAAACTATCCCACCATTCAACACTTGGTACTTCATTCTCTCTCTAAATGAggaaaaacataaacaaagaCAATAAGATAATCATTGTAAGTTAGTAATACAGCATGCTtagcattgaaaaaaaaatgatttgcacTACAAACCTCCTATATATCAACAAAAATAAGCTTCTATGGCCATTCCACAAAGCTGAAGCTACCCCTGAGTGCACTTACAGAGGAatttaaggtaaaaaaaagGCTCACATGTACTCAACCTTCAGGGACTCCAGTGACCAGTTTgttaaaggggtggtccaggctgaaaatatttatatcttaatacatggagtagaattcactgagcaaaatgccgaaaatttcatcaaaatcggattacaaataataaagttattgaagtttaaagtttagaaatattttgtgaaaacagtcgtcatgaatattcattaggtgggctgatgatgtcacatccccactttccgttttcttatgttattacacaaaatcat
This genomic interval from Lytechinus pictus isolate F3 Inbred chromosome 3, Lp3.0, whole genome shotgun sequence contains the following:
- the LOC129256780 gene encoding U4/U6 small nuclear ribonucleoprotein Prp3-like, which gives rise to MLKPLLEDSAERFVETLFADVAGFQGGSKASKRTSKDDDGYEGHKKRSKFSHFPGEDENGVKFSKSQPEALRNDALEKAKKAAEIQARIQATMMSAGLGGLKLPPMPGIPQAPAIPKVPAPKEDTSQTKPPPAVLTKPAPLILDDQGRTIDKSGRVIILPQHRPTIKANIRAKRREEFKANQQEKPQDFSSDSNQFFDPRVAPAVGRASRKTFKFHEKGKFEQVAQRIRAKSQLEKLQNEISQAAKKTGITSATKLALITPKREVRENEVPSVEWWDSFILPTESYSDVIRDTSHGSGKFVGITNLVEHPIQIEPPAEKKDVELPIYLTKKEMKKLRRQRRREGLKEMQEKIRMGLEPPPEPKVRMANLMRVLGTEAVQDPTKVEAHVRAQMEKRQRTHEETNAARKLTAEQRKEKKERKIREDISSGVNVNVYRVLNLNNPAKRFKVEANAQQLQMTGIAVVHKDMNCVVVEGGPKQQKKFQQLMLHRIKWGEDKRSKQNDYDSGDESDKSNHCQLMWTGMIKQRNFSELHFKMCPTEAMAREQFKKHNVEQYWDLVHSQSVLESTDS